The Calliphora vicina chromosome 3, idCalVici1.1, whole genome shotgun sequence genome contains a region encoding:
- the Lasp gene encoding LIM and SH3 domain protein Lasp isoform X1 produces the protein MNKTCARCQKVVYPIEELKCLDKTWHKTCFRCTECGMTLNMKTYKGFNKSPYCEAHIPKAKATAIADTPELKRIAENTKIQSNVKYHEDFEKAKGKFTQVADDPETLRIKQNTKIISNVAYHGDLEKKAAMEKQRGAAEASENLKDESEYFSEQLAAEQFAQYAPQIQTSHSPLPPQQQSPRLPMQQQQQPQPQQHQYHYTPQQQQPQPQQAMPPPPIHHQQHNTAHIVPSNQAGTTQVYQQHNSNSRQQQQQTSQTHAQQQHHQHQYATPLQQQFIQHEQQQQQYQHYQQPQTLRQLTPQQQQQQQQLQHQQQQGIKQTSHLYPSSTSTATNLQQQQQQQHQLQQQHQQQQQQQYQQPSNTYNQLRSAILQSSHHPTGAIQADSSQSSTPSSSSTPSSYSYDQYDNKNYSRPQATPTSQPQQQQQQTHSQLYQQHQQQQQQQHHINNNINNTATLQNNNGAPIATLQQQTSSASSYTSSGSANPGNTASATQQLFSNTNYNNYPSATNLPTPSSSSGQNSFASSASAASAGGGGGVVSSLNNGGVQTTSHHHHHHANSNGVVINGSIGKIADYDPLSDGPRNLPNPNRQSTTLIYSSDSRGNVNNSYPKRIGSVADIDPVNGIYGSLSAEQQLQQQQHQLQQQQQYYQQMPTVQQQQQQQQQLHHSVQPKQSKQSLRVYRALYDYEAQDVDEVSFREGDIIFEVESIDSGWMTGRVERTGKTGMLPANYVENAVI, from the exons ACACATTCCAAAGGCCAAAGCTACAGCTATTGCAGATACGCCCGAATTAAAAAGAATAGCGGAAAATACTAAAATCCAATCGAATGTAAAGTATCATGAAGATTTTGAAAAGGCTAAAGGCAAATTTACCCAG GTCGCCGATGATCCTGAAACGTTGcgtattaaacaaaatacaaaaatcataTCAAATGTGGCCTATCATGGTGATTTGGAGAAAAAAGCTGCCATGGAAAAACAACGCGGTGCCGCCGAAGCctctgaaaatttaaaag atGAATCGGAATATTTCTCAGAACAATTGGCAGCTGAACAATTCGCACAATACGCACCCCAAATACAGACATCCCATTCACCATTGCCACCACAACAACAGTCCCCACGTTTGCCcatgcaacaacagcagcagccacAACCACAACAACACCAATACCATTAtacaccacaacaacaacaaccacaaccaCAGCAGGCAATGCCACCACCACCCATACACCATCAACAACACAATACTGCTCACATTGTACCCAGCAATCAAGCTGGAACAACACAAGTCTATCAGCAACACAACAGCAATAGTagacagcaacaacagcaaacatCACAAACACATGCGCAACAGCAACACCATCAGCATCAATATGCTACACcactacaacaacaatttatacaacatgaacagcaacaacaacaataccaaCACTATCAACAACCACAAACATTGCGTCAATTAACcccacaacaacagcaacaacaacaacaattgcaacatcagcaacaacaaGGAATAAAACAAACTTCTCATTTATATCCATCTTCTACTTCGACAGCAACCAAtctgcagcaacaacaacaacagcaacatcagttgcaacaacaacatcagcagcagcaacaacagcaatatcAACAACCTAGTAATACATATAATCAATTGCGCTCAGCTATATTACAAAGTTCCCATCATCCAACTGGTGCCATTCAGGCCGATTCCTCCCAATCATCCACACCATCCTCTTCCTCCACACCCTCTTCATACTCCTATGATCAGTAcgacaataaaaactattccaGACCACAAGCGACACCAACATCACaaccacaacaacagcaacaacaaacacacTCTCAATTATatcaacaacaccaacaacaacagcagcaacaacatcacATTAACAATAACATCAACAACACTGCAACACTACAAAACAATAACGGTGCTCCAATTGCCACCCTCCAACAGCAAACCTCTTCCGCCTCTTCCTATACTTCCTCTGGATCCGCTAATCCCGGCAATACTGCTTCTGCTACTCAACAATTATTTTCCAACACTAATTACAATAATTATCCATCAGCAACTAATTTGCCAACACCATCCTCATCATCTGGCCAAAATTCATTTGCATCGTCTGCTAGTGCCGCTAGTGCTGGTGGTGGTGGCGGCGTCGTCAGTTCCCTAAATAACGGTGGTGTACAGACCACATCGCATCACCACCATCATCATGCCAATAGCAATGGTGTTGTCATCAATGGTAGCATTGGTAAAATAGCTGACTATGATCCGCTATCAGATGGTCCACGTAATTTACCGAATCCAAATAGACAAAGTACTACCCTGATCTATAGTTCCGATAGTCGTGGTAATG TTAATAATTCTTATCCAAAACGTATTGGTTCGGTAGCCGATATTGATCCTGTTAATGGTATTTATGGTTCTTTATCAGCTGAACAACAattgcaacagcagcaacatcaattacaacaacagcagcaatacTATCAACAAATGCCAACAgttcaacagcagcagcagcaacaacaacaattacatcACAGTGTACAGCCAAAACAGTCGAAACAGAGTTTG CGTGTTTATCGTGCTCTGTACGATTATGAAGCCCAAGATGTTGACGAAGTTAGTTTCCGTGAAGGTGATATTATATTCGAAGTGGAGTCTATTGATTCGGGCTGGATGACTGGACGTGTGGAACGTACTGGCAAAACCGGTATGTTGCCAGCTAATTATGTAGAGAATGCGGTTATATAA
- the Lasp gene encoding LIM and SH3 domain protein Lasp isoform X2, with amino-acid sequence MNKTCARCQKVVYPIEELKCLDKTWHKTCFRCTECGMTLNMKTYKGFNKSPYCEAHIPKAKATAIADTPELKRIAENTKIQSNVKYHEDFEKAKGKFTQVADDPETLRIKQNTKIISNVAYHGDLEKKAAMEKQRGAAEASENLKATNLQQQQQQQHQLQQQHQQQQQQQYQQPSNTYNQLRSAILQSSHHPTGAIQADSSQSSTPSSSSTPSSYSYDQYDNKNYSRPQATPTSQPQQQQQQTHSQLYQQHQQQQQQQHHINNNINNTATLQNNNGAPIATLQQQTSSASSYTSSGSANPGNTASATQQLFSNTNYNNYPSATNLPTPSSSSGQNSFASSASAASAGGGGGVVSSLNNGGVQTTSHHHHHHANSNGVVINGSIGKIADYDPLSDGPRNLPNPNRQSTTLIYSSDSRGNVNNSYPKRIGSVADIDPVNGIYGSLSAEQQLQQQQHQLQQQQQYYQQMPTVQQQQQQQQQLHHSVQPKQSKQSLRVYRALYDYEAQDVDEVSFREGDIIFEVESIDSGWMTGRVERTGKTGMLPANYVENAVI; translated from the exons ACACATTCCAAAGGCCAAAGCTACAGCTATTGCAGATACGCCCGAATTAAAAAGAATAGCGGAAAATACTAAAATCCAATCGAATGTAAAGTATCATGAAGATTTTGAAAAGGCTAAAGGCAAATTTACCCAG GTCGCCGATGATCCTGAAACGTTGcgtattaaacaaaatacaaaaatcataTCAAATGTGGCCTATCATGGTGATTTGGAGAAAAAAGCTGCCATGGAAAAACAACGCGGTGCCGCCGAAGCctctgaaaatttaaaag CAACCAAtctgcagcaacaacaacaacagcaacatcagttgcaacaacaacatcagcagcagcaacaacagcaatatcAACAACCTAGTAATACATATAATCAATTGCGCTCAGCTATATTACAAAGTTCCCATCATCCAACTGGTGCCATTCAGGCCGATTCCTCCCAATCATCCACACCATCCTCTTCCTCCACACCCTCTTCATACTCCTATGATCAGTAcgacaataaaaactattccaGACCACAAGCGACACCAACATCACaaccacaacaacagcaacaacaaacacacTCTCAATTATatcaacaacaccaacaacaacagcagcaacaacatcacATTAACAATAACATCAACAACACTGCAACACTACAAAACAATAACGGTGCTCCAATTGCCACCCTCCAACAGCAAACCTCTTCCGCCTCTTCCTATACTTCCTCTGGATCCGCTAATCCCGGCAATACTGCTTCTGCTACTCAACAATTATTTTCCAACACTAATTACAATAATTATCCATCAGCAACTAATTTGCCAACACCATCCTCATCATCTGGCCAAAATTCATTTGCATCGTCTGCTAGTGCCGCTAGTGCTGGTGGTGGTGGCGGCGTCGTCAGTTCCCTAAATAACGGTGGTGTACAGACCACATCGCATCACCACCATCATCATGCCAATAGCAATGGTGTTGTCATCAATGGTAGCATTGGTAAAATAGCTGACTATGATCCGCTATCAGATGGTCCACGTAATTTACCGAATCCAAATAGACAAAGTACTACCCTGATCTATAGTTCCGATAGTCGTGGTAATG TTAATAATTCTTATCCAAAACGTATTGGTTCGGTAGCCGATATTGATCCTGTTAATGGTATTTATGGTTCTTTATCAGCTGAACAACAattgcaacagcagcaacatcaattacaacaacagcagcaatacTATCAACAAATGCCAACAgttcaacagcagcagcagcaacaacaacaattacatcACAGTGTACAGCCAAAACAGTCGAAACAGAGTTTG CGTGTTTATCGTGCTCTGTACGATTATGAAGCCCAAGATGTTGACGAAGTTAGTTTCCGTGAAGGTGATATTATATTCGAAGTGGAGTCTATTGATTCGGGCTGGATGACTGGACGTGTGGAACGTACTGGCAAAACCGGTATGTTGCCAGCTAATTATGTAGAGAATGCGGTTATATAA
- the wrm1 gene encoding uncharacterized protein wrm1: MSTLDERTAYKNNPFFTGHIYGNFSPFYVTIAVCTVVLGSIIILNIIFGCCSKHRQYWQDRHTGNRWLVSIWSATPHNQPPLDFTELKDAKYFQSLQPAPRLFSEDIEAQVEDVPIHHQYQQRHPRHEGRGLHQQRQREEYVELHTKRESDI, encoded by the exons ATGTCAACGCTCGACGAACGAACAGCTTACAAAAATAATCCATTTTTTACTGGTCATATTTATGGGAATTTTTCGCCATTTTATGTGACAATTGCTGTGTGTACCGTTGTACTTGGTTccataataattttgaatataatctTTGGTTGCTGTTCGAAACATCGTCAGTACTGGCAGGATAGACATACAGGCAATCGCTGGCTAGTGTCAATTTGGTCGGCCACACCTCATAATCAACCACCATTAGATTTTACCGAACTGAAAGacgccaaatattttcaaagtctACAG CCCGCTCCACGACTTTTTAGCGAAGATATCGAAGCTCAAGTAGAAGACGTGCCAATACATCACCAGTACCAACAAAGACATCCTCGTCACGAAGGCAGAGGTTTGCATCAACAAAGGCAACGTGAAGAATACGTAGAATTGCATACAAAACGAGAAAGCGACATATAa
- the LOC135953713 gene encoding uncharacterized protein LOC135953713, whose protein sequence is MTKSLQGESIFRTHFICWRILGFLPTEKYRHVYIAYSIFMNIIVTIGYPLHLMIGLFKSTTMSDIIKNLAINLTCLVCSIKTLAIWLKFRNIENMFEIIRRQDRRICLARDEAYYYKNVVFKNVRLVLNMFVILCIGASSFAELAVLLNGVMGTWSLMYPAYFPFDPFASTKLYTVAHIYQYVGVSFQILQNVLNDTFAAMHLALLSGQIHALSLRVAKLGTDVKKTKVDNNLELLKCIQDHKDLLLYRSKLEDVISFYMFLQILVTSINLCASIVFVILFTTDLFTIVYYFIYFLSMTAEILPVCYYGTLMENEFQNLTNALFSANWIDQDDIFKKNIRIFIETTKKPLYIMAWLFRINLNSFIIVCKNSYSLFALIMNMKFSKFWPIALEVARYLPGRSLVYTTSTYEATRNNMTTNLQIETIFRAHFICWRILGFLPTEKYRQLYIAYSIFMNIIVTIGYPLHLMIGLFQTNTMSDIIKNLTINLTCLVCSIKTLAIWLKFHNIENIFDIIRRQDRRICLAKDEERYYKNVVFKKVRLVLNMFVMLCIGASMFAELSVLINGLMGTWRLLYPAYFPFDPFASTELYTVAHIYQYVGVSFQILQNALNDTFAAMHLALLSGQIHVLSMRVAKLGKKTKLQNNLELLKCVQDHKDLLLYRSKLEQVISFYMFLQILVTSINLCAAIVIVILFTTDLFTILYYCIYFLSMTAEIFPVCYYGSIMEIEFQNLTNALFSANWIDQDDVFKKNLRIFIEITKKPLYVTAWLFRINLNSFLVVCKNSYSLFALIMNIK, encoded by the exons ATGACCAAGAGTCTACAGGGTGAATCAATATTTCGCACACATTTCATTTGTTGGCGCATTTTGGGTTTCCTGCCAACGGAAAAATATCGCCATGTCTATATAGCATATTCGATTTTCATGAATATTATTGTAACAATCGGCTATCCTTTGCATTTGATGATTGGTCTATTTAAGAGTACCACCATGTctgatataataaaaaatttggccATTAATCTGACGTGTTTGGTGTGCTCCATAAAAACCCTGGCGATTTGGCTGAAGTTTCGCAACattgaaaatatgtttgaaattaTTAGGCGGCAGGACCGGCGCATCTGTTTGGCCAGAGATGAGGCATACTATTataaaaatgtggtttttaAGAATGTACGTCTGGTGTTGAATATGTTTGTAATATTATGTATAGGAGCAAGTTCGTTTGCCGAACTGGCGGTATTGTTAAATGGTGTAATGGGCACGTGGAGTTTAATGTATCCGGCCTACTTTCCATTCGATCCATTTGCCAGCACAAAATTGTACACTGTGGCTCATATTTATCAATATGTTGGCGTGTCATTTCAAATATTGCAGAATGTTCTCAATGATACGTTTGCTGCCATGCATTTGGCATTGTTGAGTGGCCAGATTCATGCTTTAAGCCTGAGAGTAGCCAAACTGGGAACTGATGTGAAAAAGACAAAGGTAGACAATAATTTGGAGTTATTGAAATGTATACAAGATCATAAGGATCTATTGTT ATATCGCAGCAAACTGGAGGATGTGATTTCCTTCTATATGTTTCTTCAGATTCTAGTTACCAGCATAAATTTGTGCGCTTCTATTGTGTTTGTGATTCTATTTACTACCGATCTCTTTACCATCGtgtattatttcatttattttttgtcgATGACGGCAGAAATTTTGCCCGTGTGTTATTATGGCACTCTTATGGAgaatgaatttcaaaatttaacaaatgctTTATTTTCTGCAAACTGGATCGATCAGgatgatatatttaaaaaaaatataagaatttttatcGAGACCACCAAGAAGCCCTTGTATATTATGGCCTGGTTGTTTCgcattaatttaaattcatttataatcgTTTGCAAGAATTCGTATTCTCTGTTTGCTCTCATAATGAATATGAA GTTCTCAAAATTCTGGCCGATAGCACTTGAGGTAGCACGATATTTGCCTGGAAGAAGCCTCGTGTATACAACGAGCACATACGAAG CAACACGCAACAACATGACCACAAATCTGCAAATTGAAACTATATTTCGCGCACATTTCATTTGTTGGCGGATTTTGGGTTTCCTGCCCACGGAAAAATATCGCCAACTGTATATAGCCTATTCGATTTTCATGAATATTATTGTAACAATCGGCTATCCATTGCATTTGATGATTGGTCTATTTCAGACTAACACCATGTctgatataattaaaaatttgaccaTTAACCTGACGTGTTTGGTGTGCTCCATAAAAACCCTGGCCATTTGGCTAAAGTTTCAcaacatagaaaatattttcgatATTATAAGGCGGCAGGACCGGCGTATCTGTTTGGCCAAAGACGAGGAACGCTATTataaaaatgtggtttttaAGAAAGTACGTCTGGTGTTGAATATGTTTGTAATGTTGTGCATAGGAGCCAGCATGTTTGCAGAATTGTCGGTGTTAATAAATGGTTTAATGGGCACGTGGCGTTTACTGTATCCCGCCTACTTTCCATTCGATCCATTTGCCAGCACAGAATTGTATACTGTGGCTCATATTTATCAATATGTTGGCGTGTCGTTTCAAATATTACAGAACGCTCTCAATGATACGTTTGCTGCCATGCATTTGGCTTTGCTGAGTGGCCAGATTCATGTATTAAGCATGCGAGTAGCCAAACTGGGCAAGAAGACAaagttacaaaataatttgGAGTTATTGAAATGTGTACAAGATCATAAGGATCTATTGTT ATATCGCAGCAAACTGGAACAGGTTATCTCTTTCTATATGTTTCTTCAGATTCTAGTTACCAGCATAAATTTGTGCGCTGCTATTGTGATTGTGATTCTTTTTACTACCGATCTCTTTACCATCCTGTattattgcatttattttttatcgatgacggcagaaatttttcctgtatgttaTTATGGCTCTATTATGGAgattgaatttcaaaatttaactaatGCCTTATTTTCCGCAAACTGGATCGATCAGGatgatgtatttaaaaa
- the wrm2 gene encoding uncharacterized protein wrm2 encodes MAFIILYPAVAALALFVVGVIIIMLRFGPRLCGLRHHALPDSEEYRERAYDHEISYA; translated from the coding sequence atGGCTTTTATTATTCTGTATCCAGCCGTAGCTGCATTAGCCCTTTTCGTTGTCGGTGTTATTATCATAATGCTACGTTTTGGACCACGTCTCTGTGGTCTAAGACATCATGCATTGCCCGATAGTGAAGAGTATCGTGAGCGTGCTTACGATCATGAAATCAGCTATGCTTGA